One part of the Mycolicibacterium aromaticivorans JS19b1 = JCM 16368 genome encodes these proteins:
- a CDS encoding winged helix-turn-helix domain-containing protein — protein sequence MTRLSADQARRVAISAQGFAEPKPRGSVNRAHLRRLVSRIQLLQLDSVSVAVRAHYAPVFSRLGPYDRSILDAAAWSHSARAPRLLVEYWAHEAALMALEDWPLMRWRMREYAHGRWGREIVKKNPRLADNVLAAVDELGPSTAGQIEAHLEGERARRKGPWWDRSDTKWVAEALWSSGALTTATRIGFARHYDLTEKVLPPHVLAREVDDDEAVRELVQRAAGALGVATEPDLRDYFRLSPKQSKPAVAALVAEGALEEVEVDGWSAPAYLAPGVTVPRLDRGTALLCPFDPLIFFRPRLERIFQFHYRIEIYTPEPKRQFGYYVWPFLLDGRLVGRVDLKADRANDALNVVGAFTEPGQNPAVVAPRLAAELHSMAVWLGLSTVTVGKRGDLVAALGKAL from the coding sequence ATGACCCGGCTGTCAGCCGATCAGGCCCGCCGCGTCGCCATCTCAGCTCAGGGCTTCGCCGAACCGAAGCCGCGCGGGTCGGTCAACCGCGCGCATCTGCGGCGACTCGTCAGCCGGATCCAACTGCTGCAACTCGACTCGGTGTCGGTGGCCGTGCGCGCTCACTACGCGCCGGTGTTCAGCAGACTCGGCCCCTACGATCGCAGCATCCTCGACGCCGCGGCGTGGAGCCACAGCGCCCGGGCGCCGCGGTTGCTGGTCGAGTACTGGGCCCATGAGGCCGCGCTGATGGCACTCGAGGACTGGCCGCTGATGCGTTGGCGGATGCGGGAATACGCCCACGGTCGCTGGGGCCGGGAGATCGTCAAGAAGAACCCGCGACTGGCAGATAATGTCCTGGCTGCCGTCGACGAGCTCGGGCCGAGCACGGCCGGACAGATCGAAGCACATCTGGAAGGGGAACGTGCGCGGCGCAAGGGTCCGTGGTGGGATCGCAGCGACACCAAGTGGGTGGCCGAGGCGTTGTGGTCGTCGGGAGCGCTGACGACGGCGACGCGGATCGGGTTCGCCCGGCACTACGACCTCACCGAGAAGGTGTTGCCGCCGCATGTGCTGGCCCGCGAGGTCGACGATGACGAGGCGGTGCGGGAATTGGTGCAGCGCGCCGCAGGTGCGCTCGGCGTGGCCACCGAACCGGACCTGCGTGACTATTTCCGGCTCAGTCCCAAGCAGAGCAAGCCCGCGGTCGCCGCGCTGGTCGCCGAGGGTGCGCTCGAGGAGGTCGAGGTCGACGGCTGGTCGGCGCCGGCGTACCTGGCGCCGGGCGTGACGGTGCCCCGGCTGGATCGGGGCACTGCGCTGCTGTGCCCGTTCGACCCGCTGATCTTTTTTCGTCCGCGCCTCGAGCGGATCTTCCAATTCCATTACCGCATCGAGATTTACACACCCGAACCTAAGCGGCAGTTCGGCTACTACGTGTGGCCGTTCCTGCTCGACGGGCGCCTCGTCGGGCGTGTCGACCTCAAGGCCGACCGCGCCAACGACGCGCTCAATGTGGTCGGCGCTTTCACCGAGCCGGGCCAGAACCCGGCGGTGGTCGCGCCCAGGCTGGCTGCCGAACTCCACAGCATGGCGGTCTGGCTCGGGTTGAGCACCGTCACCGTCGGGAAGCGCGGCGACCTGGTCGCGGCGCTGGGCAAGGCCCTCTGA
- a CDS encoding dihydrofolate reductase codes for MSVGLIWAQSTSGVIGRDGGIPWRLPEDLARFKDLTMGHTVVMGRRTWESLPGSVRPLPGRNNVVLTRQADYMADGATVVGALDDVPDDDMWVIGGSEVYHLALPVADRCEVTEVEIDLRVDDEDALAPGLDESWVGTSGDWQTSTSGLRYRFHSYLRA; via the coding sequence ATGAGCGTTGGCCTGATCTGGGCGCAGTCGACCTCAGGTGTCATCGGCCGCGACGGCGGCATCCCGTGGCGCCTGCCCGAGGATCTGGCGCGCTTCAAGGACCTCACCATGGGACACACCGTTGTGATGGGCCGGCGCACCTGGGAGTCGTTGCCCGGCTCGGTGCGGCCGCTGCCGGGCCGGAATAATGTCGTACTCACCCGGCAAGCTGACTACATGGCTGACGGAGCGACGGTGGTGGGCGCGCTGGACGACGTGCCCGATGACGATATGTGGGTGATCGGCGGATCGGAGGTCTACCACCTCGCCCTGCCGGTGGCGGACCGCTGCGAGGTGACCGAGGTCGAGATCGACCTGCGCGTCGACGACGAGGATGCCTTGGCTCCGGGTCTCGACGAATCCTGGGTTGGCACGTCGGGGGACTGGCAGACCAGTACGTCGGGACTGCGGTACCGGTTCCACAGCTACCTGCGGGCATGA